CTTTTATCTCTTTGCGAAACTTTTGTTGAAAGAGCAGAGCAACATCTTGCTCATCATCGACCACGAGGATTTTTGCGCTCATTATTTCCCGCCTGAAAAACTTGATGATTAAAACCGATAATCCGCAGATATTCAGCCGCGCCGCCGCAACCACGCCTGACTTATAAAATTCACAGCACAAACCGCGCACGGCCGCCGCTTTATTTGTTTTTGCCCGGTTGCTGCGCCTCCATCTCTTGCAACGCTTTGCTGGCTTCGCGCAGGACATCTTTAATATCTTCGCGTCCGGCCAGAGAGTCGGCGAGCGCCGCCATCTTTAACGCCTTCGCAATCTCCCTGCGGATGATGACGGAATCGGCGGCCACAACGGTGACGATTGCCGGCAAATCTTTTAAGGCTTCCAAAGCCTGCCAGGCTTGCGAATTTTTTTCCGGCACAGGCTGCGTTTGACGTTGCAACTCGCGCAAGCGCTGCAATTCCTGCTGCAAACGCGCTTGCTCGCTGCGCAAATGCGTGGCAAAATTTTGCTGCGCCACGACGAGCTTTTTCTGTTCCAACCGTTGCCATTCCCGCGTCAGGGTTGCATCATTGCGCCGCATAATTTCATGCTTCAGGGAATCATCTACAATCAATCGCATCTTCATACCCGGCTCAAAGCGATATTCCATGTGCATGCGCGGCATCTCGGGCGCGACCAAAGCGCCATGCAGCTTGTGATTGAATTCATACAAATTTTTGAGGCGTTCGTTGAGCGCAGCCCAAGCTTCCGGCGTGTTCTCAAAAACGTCCACCCTGGTTTCCGGCGGGCGCGGCAATGAATCCTGGCCGGCTAGTGCCGGAACTTCAGGCGCTTCCGGCGGAAGGACGCGCACGATGCTTAACTCTTTTTCCAGCTCGCCCTCCGGCAAAGCAGCCAGCGCCAGCACGGCTTCCACTTGCTGCGCGGTCAGCGCTTCACTGGCGTTACTGGCATTGAGAATGCTTGCCGCGACTTTTTCCACCTGTTCCGGCGGAATCTTGCGGTCGGCGACTTCCACCAGGAATTGATCATACTTTTTCTTCAACTCATCTTTATCCGCGCCCTCCGGCACCGTGGCAAAGAGCTGGTTGCCCAACAGCGCCAAATAACTTTCCACCCCTTGCTTGCGGACTTTGCTAAAGAACCAGCTCAAGCTGGCTGCCAGCGCCAGCAGCAGCATGACAAAGCCGGCGTCTCGCATCATTCGTGACATGACATTACTCCAAGCCTATAACCATAAAATTGATATTTGCATCACTATCAAAAATCTGTAAAGGCACAGCCCAGTAATTCAATAACATGACTTCTTCCCCAACAAAAAGTTTTGCTGAATTTTACCAACGGCGCGTTTCGCGATGCGCTGGCGGCAAAATAATACTGTTCGAGCAAAATTACAATGAGCAAGAAAGATTAGCACATTTTTCAGAAAAGCAAGGATTTTCTTGAGACGGGTCATTTGTGCGGCTTTCCGGGCGCGAGCCAAATAGAACCGGGCTACATGCAAAATAACCGCCGGAAATTTAGTCACGCCATCTAAATAGCGTACTCGTTTTTGAAGCCGTTAACAAACGCAAACATTCATTAATTTTGAAATTCGCGTTGATTAAACGTCCATAGACTCAGGGTGTATCGCGCTTGTTTGCCCCTCACTGCGGCGCGCCCTTTCGTGGCAATATTTCCCTTGACATGGCAAAAAAGATTGGCTACTTTTCTGGCGTCTTCACAACGCACTTGGCTGAAGCAGCAGTGTATCTGCAAATCTTGTTGTACGCGACAACATGATTTATCTAAAAACATACTCCCCTAAAAATTCAGACCACTACAGGCAACCATCTTTCGCAACTACAGGAATCTTTCGTTTTTTTTCTCAAGCCTAAGAAAAAGGAACTGCGTTTTATTCGAGATAAAATTCAAAAAAACAAAAGATTTCATTGAGAGAATTCCGTTGGCCTGAGTCTTGCAAAACTGTAGTACTTGCCATTCTGTTGCTATTAAAATTTCATCTTTATTTCGGAATCAGAATCATAGGCTGGCTGCAATTCCAGCAGAGTGGATCAACCGAAATAAGTTGATCAGGTTAATCCGATCACCCATTGAAAGCGTTCACATCATCTTTCATCCGCTCTAAAATTTACAGATTTTGTTTGTGCTTGAAGTTGTTTCGGTCTTGAACGTCCAAGCTGTACGAAAACATTTGATTGCAGAGCATCTGAGCTGCCCGAGGTTTTTCTGGTATTCGGGGTTTCACACGGTCTGAAGGTGATATTTCCGGGGACTATTACATTGTTACTCTGAAAAATATATCCCAACGTGAATGTCATTCTGAAAGAATCTTGTGAAAATTCGTTCTTGGCCGCATGCTTCACAGGATTCCTTCTGAGTGACACATAAAACAGTTACATAAATTAAAGTAACAGTGCACTATTCTTTTCTATCTTGCGCGCATTTTTTCTTCCGCAGTTGAGATTCAAATTGTCATAGTCTTTTGGAGAGGAGAGTCTCGCATGCCCAAAAAGTTACTTCTCGCGCTCGCTGCTCTTGTTTCTTTTTCAGCGCTCGCAATCGCCGGAACAACCGGCAAAATTGTGGGCACGGTGAAGGATGCCGAGACCGGCTTGCCGTTGCCGGGTGTTAATGTCATTCTCACTGGCACGACCATCGGCGCGGCGACGGCGGCGGATGGCTATTATGTGATACCTTTTGTTCCCGCCGGCACATACACCCTCCGCGCCACCATTATCGGCTATACCGCCTATGAAGTCACCCAGGTGCGTGTGAATATCGATCTGACCACCACCATCAACATCTCGATGAAATCAGAGGTGTTGACCGGCGAAGAGGTGGTCGTCGTGGCACAGCGGCCGGTCGTGCAAAAAGACGTCTCGGCTAGCACCGCAAATCTGAATATCAAAGAGGTCGAGGCCTTGCCGATCGTGCGCCTCGAAAATGTCGTGGCGTTGCAGGCGGGCGTGCGCTATGGCGATGACGGCATCATCATTCGCGGCCGGGTTACGGACAATACTGCCAGCCAGACCGCGTTCGTGGTCGACGGCATCACGCTGCGCGATGAGCGCGACAACAAGCCCTACACCGCCATCAGCTACACAGCCATCGAAGAAATTCAAATTCAAACTGGCGGATTTAATGCGGAATATGGCAATATCCGCTCGGGTGTCGTCAATGTCACCACCAAGGAAGGCAGCAAAGATCGCTATAGCTTCGGCATGATTTCACGCTATAGCCCGGCCGCGCAAAAACACTTCGGCCCTTCCCCGCATGATCGCAATTCCTACTGGGTCCGGCCGTTCGTCGACGATGCCGTGTGCTGGACTGGAACCGACAACGGTGCGTGGGATGAGTTCACCCGCAAGCAGTACGCCCCGTTCGAAGGCGGCTGGAACGCAGTGGCGCAAGCTCGTTTAAGAGATGACGATCCCACCAACGATCTCACGCCACAAGCTTTGCAGCAACTTTATTTGTGGCAACATCGCCGCCAACTTGACATCGTTGACCCGGATTATGACTTTGACGTGAGTTTGGGCGGCCCGGTGCCGGTGATCGGAAAAGCCCTTAAAGACCTGCGTTTCTTCGCCTCCTACCGCACCTCGCAGGACATGTACGTCATTCCGCTCTCGCGTGACGGCTATCGCGACTACAACATGCAATTGAAGCTCACCGCGGATATCACACCCAAGATGAAGTTGATGATCGAAGGCATCAACGGTCGCGAGCGCGGAACCAACAACAACAATGCTGGCTTGCCCGGCCTGTTCCGCTCCACCGGCAGCATTGCTTCGGCGCTGAATCGCGTGAGCTATATTGAAACGCGCATGTTTAATACCGATTACTGGGCGCCTTCCGCGATCACCCGCAACAGCATCGGCGCCAAGCTCACCCACGTGCTCAACCCTTCGACATTCTATGAAGCGACCTTGCATTACTTCCGCTCCAAGTATGACACCAACCCCGGGCGGCCGCGCGACACCACCCCCCGTTACGAATTTGGCGACGGCTATCTAGTGGACGAAGGGCCCTTTGGCTTTTACGCCTTTCCAGCGCCGGGCTTGGGCACGCCGGATTTTCGCATGGGCTTCGGCATGAGCAATTCGCGCGACAGCAGCAAAGTGGGCGTGCTTGCGGCCAAGTTCGATATCAGCAAACAGATGGGTCGTTTCAACCAAGTCAAAGCCGGCGTCGAGTATGTCTATACCGACAACAATGTCAACTATGCCCAGTGGGACTATTATCTCCCCGACAACAATTCGCTATCAACCTGGCACACCTTCCCGCAACGCGGCGCCTTGTACGTGCAGGATAAACTCGAATTCGAAGGCATGATCGCCAATCTCGGCCTGCGGCTGGACTATTCCCATGCCGGCGGCGACTGGTATGTGATTGAGAGTCCCTTTGACCCCGCCTTTTCCGGCGCTAAGGCCGACGGCATCGACACCCTGCTGAGCAAGACCGCAACCGAGCGGAAATTCTCCCTCAGCCCGCGCCTGGGGGTCGCCTTTCCCATCTCCGTGAACAGCAAACTCTACTTCAACTACGGTCATTTCCGCCAGCTTCCCACGCCGGATGATCTCTTCCTGTTCCGGCGCTCTGCTTCAACCAAGGAAGTAGTGCGGATCGGCAACCCCAACAATCCTCTGCAAAAAACCGTGGCCTATGAATTGGGCTATGAGCACAATTTGTTTGATCAATATCTTTTGCGCTTGGCCGGCTACTACAAGGACGTATCAGATCAACCACGTTTGGTGAGATACCGCAGCACGCGCAACGCCGTGAACTATCAAATCACCGAGCCGACGAACTATGAAGACATTCGCGGCTTTGAATTCACACTTTCCAAAAATCGCGGCAACTGGTTTCAGGGCTTTCTGAATTACACCTATCAAGTCAACACCTTTGGCAACTTCGGCTTCGCGCAATATGTTGATATTCGCAGCCAGCAGCAGATCTATGAGAACGACACGCGCACGCATTATCAAACCAAGCCCCTGGCGCAGCCGTTCGCGCGCGCGAATGTTTATTTCTTTTCGCCCTCTGCTTTCGGTCCGCAAGTGGCAGGCTGGCATCCCCTGGAAAACTGGCGTCTCAATATCCTGGCGAGCTGGTCTTCCGGTGCTTATTACACGCCCCCCGGCGGCGCGAACATCACGGAAATTCAAAACATCCTGCATTGGAAGAATTTCTATAGCGTGAATCTGCGTTTGAGCAAGACCTTCCGCCTCGCCAATGCCGATATTCAATTGTTCATGGATATGAACAATGTTTTCGACATCAAGTACATGTCCCAGGGCGGATTCGTGGACGCGGAGGATTACGAACGCTATTTGAAGTCATTGCATTACCCGGAAGCGGTCGGAAATACCCTGCGTAATTTCGATGCCGGCTACTCGCCCGTTGTCGGCGATGATCGTCCGGGCGACTATCGCACCGTGCCGTACGAGCCGTACGATCCGAATGATCCCGATGAAGCCCGCAAGCAAAGAATTCTCGAGACCAAGGCCTATATCGATATGCCGAATCAGGAGTTTCTCACGTTTCTCAACCCGCGGGATGTCTTTTTCGGATTGCAGTTGTCGTTCAACCTATTTTGACATGATACCTGTTCGTAGTAGCGCCTTCAGGCGCTCCCGGCTATTATAGCGTCAAGCCCTGGCGTGAAGATGCCATACCCCCGCGGCGGAATGGCACTTTCGCCGGGCACAAAAGATCTGCTATAACATCGAGCGCACAGGAGGCTATTACGAAATTCATTTCCACTCGAGGGAGCAATGAAAATGATGTCTGATCTCAAGCACGCCTCGCGCCCGGTTGTGTTGATCGGTTTGCTGGCAATTCTCCTTGCACCCAACCCGGGCTCGGCACAATTCCAGAATAGATTCATGTCTGCCGGCTCGTTGCACAGTTGGTTTTCAGCCATTGGATGTGAGGTCGAGGTCGCCGGGCCGGTCGGCAATCAACAAGACGGCATGCAATGGCCGGCCATCTATGCGTACCAGGACATGCAGGCAGCCCGGGCTTTGTGGATAGGCGCGGTCAACTTCACCGATGAATCGGGCGCCAACTATCCCTACAAAGTCGTACACGCCGGCCCGCGCGTCAGCGGCGCCAATGAATTCTTCCCGCT
This region of Cytophagia bacterium CHB2 genomic DNA includes:
- a CDS encoding TonB-dependent receptor, yielding MPKKLLLALAALVSFSALAIAGTTGKIVGTVKDAETGLPLPGVNVILTGTTIGAATAADGYYVIPFVPAGTYTLRATIIGYTAYEVTQVRVNIDLTTTINISMKSEVLTGEEVVVVAQRPVVQKDVSASTANLNIKEVEALPIVRLENVVALQAGVRYGDDGIIIRGRVTDNTASQTAFVVDGITLRDERDNKPYTAISYTAIEEIQIQTGGFNAEYGNIRSGVVNVTTKEGSKDRYSFGMISRYSPAAQKHFGPSPHDRNSYWVRPFVDDAVCWTGTDNGAWDEFTRKQYAPFEGGWNAVAQARLRDDDPTNDLTPQALQQLYLWQHRRQLDIVDPDYDFDVSLGGPVPVIGKALKDLRFFASYRTSQDMYVIPLSRDGYRDYNMQLKLTADITPKMKLMIEGINGRERGTNNNNAGLPGLFRSTGSIASALNRVSYIETRMFNTDYWAPSAITRNSIGAKLTHVLNPSTFYEATLHYFRSKYDTNPGRPRDTTPRYEFGDGYLVDEGPFGFYAFPAPGLGTPDFRMGFGMSNSRDSSKVGVLAAKFDISKQMGRFNQVKAGVEYVYTDNNVNYAQWDYYLPDNNSLSTWHTFPQRGALYVQDKLEFEGMIANLGLRLDYSHAGGDWYVIESPFDPAFSGAKADGIDTLLSKTATERKFSLSPRLGVAFPISVNSKLYFNYGHFRQLPTPDDLFLFRRSASTKEVVRIGNPNNPLQKTVAYELGYEHNLFDQYLLRLAGYYKDVSDQPRLVRYRSTRNAVNYQITEPTNYEDIRGFEFTLSKNRGNWFQGFLNYTYQVNTFGNFGFAQYVDIRSQQQIYENDTRTHYQTKPLAQPFARANVYFFSPSAFGPQVAGWHPLENWRLNILASWSSGAYYTPPGGANITEIQNILHWKNFYSVNLRLSKTFRLANADIQLFMDMNNVFDIKYMSQGGFVDAEDYERYLKSLHYPEAVGNTLRNFDAGYSPVVGDDRPGDYRTVPYEPYDPNDPDEARKQRILETKAYIDMPNQEFLTFLNPRDVFFGLQLSFNLF